Genomic window (Tribolium castaneum strain GA2 chromosome 2, icTriCast1.1, whole genome shotgun sequence):
TAAAAATTTACCAGTTAAAAGCTGTGTACACAAAAATATGATCACCAAGAACGGCCACatcagaaggaaaataatttactgggtggtaaaactttacaaaaattaacaacttaTAAGCgtacttttaaataatatcaaAACCACAAGCTTCTAAACAGTAAACCCAAAAACTCCACTTCACGAAGTTTTCGCCTTCAATTTGAGCGCTTCTCGTTTCTGTTGTCTTTTTTTCCTACACTCTGGACAATACCAGTGCCCCTTGGGCGGCACCATGATCCCCACACACTCGAAATGGAACCATTCGATGCTGCAATCCCTCGAATCGCACCCTATCATCTCCGAAACCTCATCATAGGGACACTTGCAGTAGCAGTAAAGCGCGTCCGGGTTCACCTGGAGCATGTTCCGCCCCTCGTTACTCGAGTCGTTCGACTCCACCTCGCTCTCCCCATCCTCCACCTTCGGCTTCAACTTGATCGTGGGCATTTTCCGCGGAGTGTCCTTGTTCGGGTACCCCCGGAAGGGCTGCACCGGTGGCGGCCCTGTCTTTATCGTGATCGGGGGCACAGTCAGTGGGGGCTGCACTGGGAAAACCTCCGTCTTGCGCCACTTCGGAGCCTCCTCTTCGTCGCTCGAATAACCGTAGAATTTATTAGGAACGCGCCTCCGCTTCGAGGCTCTTAAACTCGTATCGCTTTCCTCGCGCGGCAACTCGGCCTCGCTCTTGGGGTAAATGTTACTCGGGGGGAGTTTCGCGCTGGGGGAGGGCACCGGCGAGTTCCGCGACAGGGTGAGGGTGATTGGGGCCACGGTCGGGGGTTGGTAGTAATACTCTGGAATGTTGGACGCGTTATACTTTTCTTTGCGTTCgctcttcttctttttctttttcttcgaCTTGGATTTCTTCTTCTTGACTTGCTCCTCCTCGGGGAGGTTCGGGGTCGCTGCCCGACTGTTCTCGAGCAGGGAACCGTTCGGTGCCTGGTCGATCCCCGCGAGGATTTGGTTGCGTTTCTCTTCTAGGATCTTCTTAGCGATCAGGTGTGGCTGCTTGTCGTAGAACTCTTCGTCCGTTTCGCTTTCGGTAGTTTCCAAGTCGGACTCAAGGATGGGCATATCGGCCATGGGGACTGTATTATCGACGACAATATCTTTGGTTTCATTGTcttttcctttattttttcGCTGCCGGCGGCGGTCACGCCGCAATTGTTGGCGCTTACGGCCCTCTTCCGTCGACGAATCCGAGTCGGAACTTTCCGAACTCGAACTGGAAGAGCCCGAACTTGAGCTGCAGGAACAGTTCGGGCCACAGGAACAGCTCGACGAGTCGCTGTCGCTGCTCGAATCGCTCGATGAGCTATTGGCCTTCTTCTCCGGTTTGGTTTCCGGCACTGGTTTTTCCTCGGTCGTTTCAGGCTTGGCTGAGTCTTTCTTGGCGGTGCAATAGTCATGGTCCACGCTTTGTGACAGGTCGGGTTTCACTTCAGTGAAACTGATATCGGGCTTGTTATCGGGGTCTATGCAATAGTCGTGATCCCGCAGGGCCATTTCAAGAGTCAAAGGTTCGTTTTCGATGACTGGCTCAGGCTCGGCCTGACTTGGCTCGTTCTTCTCGCTATCGATGAACATGTGGTCGAACTTTTCCTTATTCgcttgataatttttaaaatcgtcCCAAATGTTCTCCAGAACGACCTCATTGTTTTCCAGGACTGGGTCCTCGACCACTTCGGCCGGTTCAAGGATCTCGTTCTCAATCTGATTTTCTTCAACCACTTCCTTGGTTTCTTCCTCTTTCTTCGCTTTTTCCGCCTCGTCCTCCGACTCACTACTGTCACTTTCGGAGAGGTTCAGTTCAGGCAAATCGTAAACGTCGACTTTCGGCTTAACTTTCTCTTTCTCCTCCACCTTTTCCTCTTTACTCTCTTCAGTTTCTTCCTTATTTTCGCCGTTTTCTTTACTCTCTTCTTTCTCCTCGACTTTGGGCTCTTCAGGCGGTTCCTTGTGTTTCAGCTCGTGCTTCGCTAGCAACTTCTTCGAAATGAACCTCTCCTGGCAATCGTCAATGGTGCAAGCGTGTGGTTTCTCATCCGTATGTATCCTTTTGTGTACTTTCAAGGAAACAGCTCGTGTGAACGTTAGATTGCACTCCTCGCACGTAAAGCTAGTCGGCGGTACGCAGAAGTGGTAAACGTGGGGCCACTTCTTCTGCAGGCATTTTTTACAAAGCATGCTTTCGGTGCCGTGCTTCCAGAACAGGTGTCTCGTGATGTCGGGTTTGTTCCTATAAGCTATACCGCAGCGGTAGCAAAAGTGGTGTAATTTATGCTTCCAGACGTGGTTTGACAACCGATACTGACTATGGCACATTTCTAGACACACATCGCAGACGTGGTGTCGTTTCCGGAGGTG
Coding sequences:
- the MESR4 gene encoding uncharacterized protein MESR4: MEDGLNGISSESEAPNHVNNGVASPIMANFSEPEEAVSKEDTVSKVNGDSEPVSNPEEYSSESDALVIDDKKPASPESELIPHFNPYFNESIFELSQQHQNDSSLKPSAPQAGLHKHKRLKAKNSPKLREYAQYLGLQPTVQFKCSRCGRAGFESLTTLNEHIIQCTDEPSAEPQAPENSSSSFKLRRKVFLCSACGTYYENWNLYLHMLEVHRRYLCLYCLGMFSVLDDLCLHIQSRHNLEPGRKDTLDDFFSAYSDPCYIVCCECNKLFNEQDNFFYHNCAKKSQKTNKPQKPKQQIRPEDHVTGETLINGNCSQEPEKQKTPASPETQTDNQIDDTVIEKQPEEIVYSTDDELDFKGFTEAGEPVYKNDKVTPENPEPEDPPDEAMEVEEEPIETRKVPKLSLKLKPGSFPQIEQHEPENPEPEIEQIESEEIAPSVEEEPPSEPKEEEPPEMKIAGPEVNIIELELEQPLDKFDIRVLLQKCLNATAPFCIYCNHARKIAVNGKQLGLHAIAEHRFSAVVSSITAEELIPESFVARIKESLPELETVFFSLESSPSDEGVTFSHVFECFQCRYSTTVHKELYLHNRKSHAKNLLLCIMCKSNFYSYSELICHLCPGVYILDYDVGFRCCMCVGDDLPSAFRLMVHLRKRHHVCDVCLEMCHSQYRLSNHVWKHKLHHFCYRCGIAYRNKPDITRHLFWKHGTESMLCKKCLQKKWPHVYHFCVPPTSFTCEECNLTFTRAVSLKVHKRIHTDEKPHACTIDDCQERFISKKLLAKHELKHKEPPEEPKVEEKEESKENGENKEETEESKEEKVEEKEKVKPKVDVYDLPELNLSESDSSESEDEAEKAKKEEETKEVVEENQIENEILEPAEVVEDPVLENNEVVLENIWDDFKNYQANKEKFDHMFIDSEKNEPSQAEPEPVIENEPLTLEMALRDHDYCIDPDNKPDISFTEVKPDLSQSVDHDYCTAKKDSAKPETTEEKPVPETKPEKKANSSSSDSSSDSDSSSCSCGPNCSCSSSSGSSSSSSESSDSDSSTEEGRKRQQLRRDRRRQRKNKGKDNETKDIVVDNTVPMADMPILESDLETTESETDEEFYDKQPHLIAKKILEEKRNQILAGIDQAPNGSLLENSRAATPNLPEEEQVKKKKSKSKKKKKKKSERKEKYNASNIPEYYYQPPTVAPITLTLSRNSPVPSPSAKLPPSNIYPKSEAELPREESDTSLRASKRRRVPNKFYGYSSDEEEAPKWRKTEVFPVQPPLTVPPITIKTGPPPVQPFRGYPNKDTPRKMPTIKLKPKVEDGESEVESNDSSNEGRNMLQVNPDALYCYCKCPYDEVSEMIGCDSRDCSIEWFHFECVGIMVPPKGHWYCPECRKKRQQKREALKLKAKTS